The proteins below come from a single Mytilus edulis chromosome 5, xbMytEdul2.2, whole genome shotgun sequence genomic window:
- the LOC139524673 gene encoding uncharacterized protein, which translates to MMRVIISFATFLVCFTKVTSLKNYNFKLVCDATPIQITNGAITLSYYTTSPIARNTTCTVRVFSPISKYPANVIAYFRTFYTDYSQNCVNSRLEIFDSLETTGRAMTGQNGLCGTKTMVALYYNSTQPYMTFRFRDVKKISHFQITLTAAHTGTCENKEFGCTNGFCIDNRLVCNGYNNCGNRDDQVACDVLVLTAGAIVGIVIGSLITVIAIPFCVIYLICRPRRMVYRQM; encoded by the exons ATGATGAGAGTTATAATAAGCTTTGCGACGTTTTTAGTTTGTTTTACAAAGGTTACATCACTTAAAAACT ataattttaaaCTTGTATGCGATGCTACACCAATACAGATAACAAATGGTGCCATTACACTGTCATATTATACAACATCACCCATAGCTCGCAATACAACATGTACTGTAAGAGTATTTAGTCCTATATCGAAGTATCCGGCCAATGTTATAGCCTATTTTAGAACATTTTACACAGATTATAGTCAGAATTGTGTAAATTCACGACTAGAGATATTTGATAGCCTGGAAACCACTGGTAGAGCTATGACAG GACAAAACGGTTTGTGTGGAACTAAAACCATGGTTGCATTATACTACAATTCGACACAGCCATACATGACCTTCAGGTTTAGAGATGTTAAAAAGATATCACACTTCCAAATTACTCTCACGGCAGCACATACGG GTACTTGTGAAAACAAAGAATTTGGATGCACTAATGGTTTCTGTATAGACAACCGACTAGTCTGTAATGGGTATAATAACTGTGGAAATAGAGATGACCAGGTCGCTTGTGATGTATTGGTTTTAACAGCTGGAGCCATTGTTGGTATTGTTATCGGTTCCTTGATCACTGTAATAGCAATCCCCTTCTGTGTTATATACCTAATTTGTCGACCACGACGAATGGTGTATAGACAAATGTAA